The Haliotis asinina isolate JCU_RB_2024 chromosome 3, JCU_Hal_asi_v2, whole genome shotgun sequence genome segment CCGCTGTACCTCCATGCCTATACTGATTGCTTCAGTTCCATCTGGCAGGTGTGAGAGACACCTGATGCTGTATTGTACATATTACTCAGCCCGCTGCACCTCCATGCCTATACTGATTGCTTCAGTTCCATCTGGCAGGTGTGAGAGACACCTGATGCTGTATTGTACATATTACTCAGCCCGCTGTACCTCCATGCCTATACTGATTGCTTCAGTTCCATCTGGCAGGTGTGAGAGACACCTGATGCTGTATTGTACATATTACTCAGCCCGCTGTACCTCCATGCCTATACTGATTGCTTCAGTTCCATCTGGCAGGTGTGAGAGACACGTGATGCTGTATTGTACATATTACTCACCTCGCTGTACCTCCATGCCTATACTGATTGCTTCAGTTCCATCTGGCAGGTGTGAGAGACACCTGATGCTGTATTGTACATATTACTCACCTCGCTGTACCTCCATGCCTATACTGATTGCTTCAGTTCCATCTGGCAGGTGTGAGAGACACGTGATGCTGTATTGTACATATTACTCAGCCCGCTGTACCTCCATGCCTATACTGATTGCTTCAGTTCCATCTGGCAGGTGTGAGAGACACCTGATGCTGTATTGTACATATTACTCAGCCCGCTGTACCTCCATGCCTATACTGATTGCTTCAGTTCCATCTGGCAGGTGTGAGAGACACCTGATGCTGTATTGTACATATTACTCAGCCCGCTGCACCTCCATGCCTATACTGATTGCTTCAGTTCCATCTGGCAGGTGTGAGAGACACCTGATGCTGTATTGTACATATTACTCAGCCCGCTGTACCTCCATGCCTATACTGATTGCTTCAGTTCCATCTGGCAGGTGTGAGAGACACCTGATGCTGTATTGTACATATTACTCAGCCCGCTGTACCTCCATGCCTATACTGATTGCTTCAGTTCCATCTGGCAGGTGTGAGAGACACGTGATGCTGTATTGTACATATTACTCACCTCGCTGTACCTCCATGCCTATACTGATTGGTTCAGTTCCATCTGGCAGGTGTGAGAGACACCTGATGCTGTATTGTACATATTACTCAGCCCGCTGTACCTCCATGCCTATACTGATTGCTTCAGTTCCATCTGGCAGGTGTGAGAGACACCTGATGATGTATTTTACTCACCTCGTTGTATTCATGCCTATACTGATTGGTTCATCTCCATCTGGCAGGTGTGAGAGACACCTGATGATGTATTTTACTCACCTCGTTGTATCCATGCCTATACTGATTGGTTCATCTCCATCTGGCAGGTGTGAGAGACACGTGATGCTGTATTGTACATATTACTCACCTCTCTGTACCTCCATGCCTATACTGATTGCTTCAGTTCCATCTGGCAGGTGTGAGAGACACCTGATGCTGTATTGTACATATTACTCACCTCGCTGTACCTCCATGCCTATACTGATTGGTTCAGGTCCATCTGGCAGGTGTGAGAGACACCTGATGCTGTATTGTACATATTACTCACCTCGCTGTACCTCCATGCCTATACTGATTGGTTCAGGTCCATCTGGCAGGTGTGAGAGACACCTGATGCTGTATTGTACATATTACTCACCTCGCTGTACCTCCATGCCTATACTGATTGGTTCATCTCCATCTGGCAGGTGTGAGAGACACCTGATGATGTATTGTACATATTACTCACCTCGCTGTACCTCCATGCCTATACTGATTGGTTCAGGTCCATCTGGCAGGTGTGAGAGACACGTGATGCTGTATTGTACATATTACTCACCTCGCTGTACCTCCATGCCTATACTGTTTGGTTCATCTCCATCTGGCAGGTGTGAGAGACACCTGATGATGTATTGTACATATTACTCACCTCGCTGTACCTCCATGCCTATACTGATTGGTTCAGGTCCATCTGGCAGGTGTGAGAGACACCTGATGCTGTATTGTACATATTACTCACCTCGCTGTACCTCCATGCCTATACTGATTGCTTCAGTTCCATCTGGCAGGTGTGAGAGACACGTGATGCTGTATTGTACATATTACTCACCTCGCTGTACCTCCATGCCTATACTGATTGCTTCAGTTCCATCTGGCAGGTGTGAGAGACACCTGATGATGTATTGTACATATTACTCACCTCGCTGTACCTCCATGCCTATACTGATTGGTTCAGGTCCATCTGGCAGGTGTGAGAGACACGTGATGCTGTATTGTACATATTACTCACCTCGCTGTACCTCCATGCCTATACTGATTGGTTCATCTCCATCTGGCAGGTGTGAGAGACACGTGATGCTGTATTGTACATATTACTCACCTCGCTGTACCTCCATGCCTATACTGATTGGTTCATCTCCATCTGGCAGGTGTGAGAGACACCTGATGCTGTATTGTACATATTACTCACCTCGCTGTACCTCCATGCCTATACTGATTGGTTCAGGTCCATCTGGCAGGTGTGAGAGACACCTGATGCTGTATTGTACATATTACTCACCTCGCTGTACCTCCATGCCTATACTGATTGGTTCATCTCCATCTGGCAGGTGTGAGAGACACCTGATGCTGTATTGTACATATTACTCACCTCGCTGTACCTCCATGCCTATACTGATTGGTTCAGATCCATCTGGCAGGTGTGAGAGACACCTGATGCTGTATTGTACATATTACTCACCTCGCTGTACCTCCATGCCTATACTGATTGGTTCAGGTCCGTCTGGCAGGCGCGGATGATGATCCACGAGTAACACATCGTACTGTCCGTTTGCACCGTATCTGTACCAATTGCATGTTCCGTTGTCCCAAAGCACCCAAATGTACGCTACAAAAGGTCGCATATGATTTTGTTAAATGCAACATGCCCCTAACAATAAAACACATGCCTTcgttcaaaaacaaaaacaatcacaCTCGAGTCTAAATGTAAGCACAttggtgtttttgtttcctttggATCATATTACTAAGGTTATACATAGTTTGTTCTGAATTTGGTTCCTAACAAAAAGTCTGCTTTACACATAAAGAGGAGAATATGCTACACCTCATGGTTAAGATTAAGGATTTATTCATGACCGGTGTGTTTTTGGTACTTTCTCAGTTAAACAATTATGACAGTCCCCATACCTCCCTCAATGGCATGGTTGACGATCGTCCCTATCCCCTCCGTGTCTTCGTTCTTCCACGCCCAGTCGGGGCCTCGGGTCACTCTCTTCCCAAGGGGAGGGAGGTCATGTGACATGTTGACGTTGTCGAATACATCCGTAGCCCAGAAATTCATGTCAAGATTATCATTGACCTTCTGCCTAACAGCAGCCTGGTTGTAAAAATGTACCGACTTAATACCAAAATTggtcaattcattatattcgaGAGCGGTGGAGTGGCCTTGTGATCGAATGCCACACATGGACACAATacgtggagcccatttctggtgttcaccgccgtgatattgttgaaatattgctaaaactagtgtaaatctaaactcacttactcactcattatcGCGAAGCCATTAAGGGCATTATATATTCATGCCTTTTGATGTATATCATAATAAACATGAGTAAAACCTTTATGCCTAAAACACTCACTGCTCACAAAGGGGGTGGATAGATAGATCTGTGATCTAAAAACTAAAATGAATCAACCCTAAAAATATGTGTTGCATCGTCATGGGGAAACAATTGCATTTCTGGGGACATTTCCCATAAATATACACCATTTGCAACTTATGTTTAAATATTCTTGGACACCATCTGTAAGATCTGACAATGTTGAAATCTGAGACATACGCAAATAGCAAGaatatgttactttatttaCTTTTTCTGACTTAGAAAGATCCTGGCAAACGGCGTCAACAATGAGATCAACGTATTTTACTCGTGCTACTCGCAAGGCAGGGTCCATTTTCACAAATTTGATGATTTGTGCAGCGAGGatctgaaaaacataaattcAATTTTACCCCTCGTTTAAGAGATTATTGGTTCATTTCTCTACAGGCCTACAATGTTTCAGCTAAGATTATGGACACAGAATTATGTACTCCCTTTTCAATATAAAAAACACATCTGGAAATATGACAGCgttaatattgctgagaaaTGGATTACTGTTTTCAGAGATTGAATGTTATAAAATAATGTACTTTGGAAGATAATGACCATATTACAAATAGAGGAATTCCCGATAAGACTAACGCTTTTTGGAACGATGTGCTtattagttgttttttttttgtaatacaATAATAAATAGTGTACAACTCTCGAGATTTAAGAAGGTGTTGTACTGTATAACATAACAACCAAACCACGGCTTACTCACTTGTATCCTTTGATGGCTGCATATTGTCTTGACATCGTTAACCACCAAACCACGACACATAGCAGCTATTGACTCCATAAAATTCTGAAGTTTAGAAAGTACAGTGACAAGTTTTAAATGACCGAAGACGTAAGCAACACAGCTTTAAATAAACAAAGCAACAAGAGGTCAACAGAAAACGACAAATAACCCTGCCCCCACAGTTACCTAAAAGtccaaatgaataaatgaatatatatatatatatatatggcatcTATAATTttggcatgtatatatatatgtgccaAGAATATAGATGCCAAAAATCCACACACAAATCCACACAAATAGCGAAAACCACCTGGGgatctgtttgatatatctgtCAAGCTATCTGTTGACAGATGTTTAGCGTTTtttacttgtttttgtttctgtatgtgtgtgtgtgtttcgctCCGGAAACAATTCCACCCATTTCTGAGACTAAGTCCagactgtttccatggaaatccaggaaatataaatgccaaaaactTTAAATAGCAAAAAAGTATAAAATAAAAGTATTTTAAGTGAGTTGGTTAGTTGTACGAAGTTATAAGCAACAATCCAGCTgggcggggaacaccaggaatgggcctcacacaatgtgcccatgtggggaatcaaaccggaaccttcggcgtgacgagcgaacgctttaaccactaggctaccgacATTTCCCCCGATTATTTCAAGGTCACTATGATATATAGTGGAAGCCCTCAAAGCCGCATTTAGATTATTGCACATAGGTTTTACAATGGAATATTAATCTATAAATCATAAAATTAACCTTTTGTACATGTCCATGCGGTACAAATATGATTGGGCTGACCACACGTTCCGTTATGGGGTTTATCATTGTCTGTGCCAGTGTTTCCGCAAAGTGGTGGAATCCCTGCATCGAGAAACGTGTGCAGTTCTTACACAAAACTCATAAATGGTCAACTCATTGACTTCTAATCTAAtgcttatagtctgtttgcagtgaaatcGTACCGAGTAATTTCATTTCAACCAAAAAGGTCAATCAAATAAGTTGAGATGATAATtatgaatcctcataattttaccttgtcaACTGCACATTTAAAACTCAgaagtttattcaacttaggataacaGTTGCTTAAGAAGCGATCATAGTTCCGAATCGCTGTTATTGATATTTACCTGTTTGTCCTGTACTTGTTCACGCTTGAAGGCTGTTATGCCATCTGTGACGATCACCATCCGAGGCGGAACTTTCAGGTACCCACCGAAATCGCAAACACCTCCTGCTTAggaatgtaaatatgtatcagTTATGATGCTCTTGTTCCGCTAATCACTACCGCACGTCCTGTGTCATGGTTTTGCATAATTATGACACTGTAGCATCATTTAACAGGCATAATGTAagtttgattttgatattttatcaatacCCGTGACCACCATGCCcctcgtaagaggtgactaagagggtctgatggtcagtctcattggcacatgtcatcgtatcccaactgagtAGAATGATGATCAGGctgtaatcactggattgcctggtccaggccatttacagacccccaccatattgctggaatattgctgagtgtggtgttaaacaccTACCAATAAACCAGCCAGCTATCATATATCAAGGTCAGCTTACCTGTAGTAAGAGCTGCTACAACGATGAGCATGTAGTGGAGAAAAGGTAAGTATCCACCGTACTCAATTTCCTCTGAAGTAACAAGTTGGAATTCCAACACAAAAACATCAAtcaatttaaacatatttatcgtATTAACATGACTAACTCTTCATCGTAAAGAATAAACATTACTGTTTTCTTACAAATGCTTACATCTAATATTTCTTACAAAAGACTTAATCCGTAAATGCCATTATGGAACGGTTGCAtcaatttctcttcatcattttCCATCAAATTCTTTCCAAAGCATACTTTACTCgttattttattacattttaagGAAAAGGCGTGTTTTATATCTCAAACTATACGGATGCACTTTGATAATCTCACGTATTAGGAATGCTTCTTTCCCAAAATGAGGATCCTCACCTATTGCATCCTTGAGACTTTCATAGTCGTTCGAAAAGTGATGAAGTATACCAGGTCTTCCTCCGAGAACAAgaatgcaaatattttcttccactCCATATTCCTCGGCGTTCTTTTCGATACCTTGAAGAAAATACATAGTTAAAACTACTGTATGAATATTTAGTCATGCCTTAAACTGTTAACATAATACAGGGCATTAACCATACTGGCATATGGTTACTTTATTTTGATAGATCTTACAGTATGTTACATAGTATATGTTGATACAATCATCCTGCAAACTGTACATATCCAACATTTGTTTATATAGGGAAAATATAGCCATAAAATGCTTAACATGCGGGACTGTGTGGTATggctttacacacacacacacacacacacacacacacacacacacacacacacacacacacacacacacacacacacacacacacacacacacacacacacacacacacatacacacacacacacacacacacacacacacacacacacacacacacacacacacacacttccccCACTCTAGGCAGCAGTTGACACATACCTTGTATGAAGCTGTGTGCAATGGCCTGTAAACGCTGTTTTTCAAGTCTACCCATGTTACCGGAGGTGTCCAAACATAACAGTGTGTCTGTTCCCAGGCTTGCCTTTGGAACTGCATGGCTTTCTGCAAATTTGTAAAAGTGTCACAGCATTTATTACTACCTAAAGGAAACACATAGACAAAATTTCCCCATGCCCCTTATCGTTCCAGTTACGACTATACTCACCGCCATGGAGAATGTGTTCCACTTCAGCCCAACAGTTACCCTCAACGTCCTCGGTAACCTCCCTTAGTTGCTGCAGGATCGCATGACCGTCACTCCTATCAGTTGTTTTAGATACAGTTATATCTAAACTGAAATTGATGACAAACAAATTAGCATATTTTCTAATATCTTGAATTCGCGCAGCTGACATGGAGCAGTTGTCATTACAGAAAAGGTATTTTAAAATAACTACACGTCATTTAGATATGCGATTTATGTCCACGAATAAGAATGTGTCTTCCAATGAGAAGGGATCCACCGAGAAGAAAGCATAATTTTCAATGTCTGCTATATTGTCTGCTCTGCTGagccaagtgagtgagtttgagtgcggtttgttttacgccgcacccggcaatattccagctatatggcggcgctctgtaaaaactcgagtctggacaacacagtccagtgaccaacagcatgagcatcgatctaggccattgggaaacgatgacatgtgttaaccaagtcagcgagcctgaccacccgatccaggtAGTCGCCACTTATGACAAGCctgggttactggagatcaattctgacccggatcttcacaggtttgttAAGCACAGTAGTGTATCGTGCCACTGTGTGGtgataaacaggaaacaaaacgGTAAAGAGAAATGATGCTTATGGAAACATAAGAACTTTCATCTTTCCACATTTACCTTAATATCTGGTCGACTTGTGCTTCGTAACTATTGGGAAGtgttgtctttgttttgtttacataatTACTCTCAGATAAATCGCCTAGATGTCCCGGTTTTCCGAAACTGGTGTCCGAGTTCCATGAGCTGTCTGTGTAGCTCCCATCTTGTTTGTCGGAATCTACCCAACCTTGACCGGTGTCGCTCCCTGACGGTCTATCTTTCTCAATTACATCCATGTTCCCATCATGCTGTTCGTTGTCCacttgatgttcatgctgtagcTCCTTCGGGTTTGCATACATTCTTTCATAGTCCGTGGACGTAGACGCTGAACTTACTTTTGAGCGCCGTTTAACATTGTCATCCTTCAGAGTTCCGCCATACAGGTCATCATCAGGCTCACATTCAGTTGTCGATAACTTGTTGCTGCAAGCATGTAATGTCCCGAGTCCGTGTTCTTCAGTCCTGTCGCCTCTATCCAAGTGAGGGCTGATCTGTGGCATGTCATGGTCGATTTCACCATCTTTATGTTTCTGCGAGTTAGAATTATTCTCTACAAAGGGTCTCTGTTCGGAGATTTCAGTACTTCGACAAGATTTCCTCTCCTGGGGACGTTCTTCCACGTCACTAAGTTCATACACTACGCTCTCTGTAGAActgtaaacaaatatacatCGGTTACTCCAGTTATCTCAGACCCCACTAGCCATCATTTATACCTTTAGGCAGAAAGTATTCACGAACACATTCACTGCATATATCGACCGGCAGAGATcagggttaaaattggtcttcggtaacccacacttgtcgtaagaggcgattatcgggatcgggttgtcaaggttgccgacttggttgacatgtgtcatggtAACCCATTTGCTTACATTAATGGTGAAgttgttgatcattgaattgtatggcctagactcgattatttacacatcgACGCCATATAAATTAGCTAGGATATTGCTATGTGCGGCGTTGCAAAACCAAACCCTGCATATATTATCTCCAGGTGCGAGTTTATGACGTGATAATTCCCCTAATGACTGTTATATAATACAAACCTTGTTTTGTGCAGCTGGGAGTTGTTTGTGAAACACCATCGATTGGCATAGGAAGGCGCGGACATATTCACCAGTCGTATTTTCATCTCTATCTCCCCAAGGGCCAAATGGGCTATAAATCGTTGGAAAATAGTTCGTAGTCCCCGTGCATTTTTTCTCATGGCTTTCATTGACAGCTTGTCTTCGTGTTGAAAAACGAATGTGATGGGACTCAATCTGACGTGTGTCAACCTCGCCTTAAAAGTCTGGAACATGAGACTGACGAACTGAAACAAGCGACCACTAGCTGTGTCAACGTGAAAACTCATCTGCCTTTCGAAGTTCGCAGAATGGTGTTTGGACGCTAACGTGATGGATGAAGAGACAGCGTGATCGGTAACATGGTCCTCCCAGTAAACTGCCACGAGGCACTCTCCATCTGAAaaaagcgagtgagtttagttttacgccgcactcaaatattccagctatatggtgacggcatgtaaatactcgagtgtgaaccagacagtccagtgatcagcgtCATGAGTACCGCTCTAGCAGAtagcatacgatgacatgtgtcaaccatgtcaaggagtctgaccacccgatcccattagtcgcctcttacgacactcctgggttactgaaaaccaattgtaacccgtatcttcacgggtaacaTCTGCAGAATATCATTAACGTGCAGGAAATGTCCCAGACAGCGATAGACAAGGGTCTGTAACACTCAGGAATCCCATGAAGCGTATTCGTAATcatcagtggttaaagcgttcgctcgtaacgccgaGGACCACAGTTCGAAACAAACACATTAGTACAATGtgggaaacccatttctggtgctaaaagcggcgtaaaaccgctCACTAACAGTTACCTTCAATGACGTTGCCTATTCTAAGTCTCTCCAGCAGAGAGTCATCAAACCACAAGTCCACAACCGGCGGGCACTTATGTGATCGGACAATAGCTTTGCCTCGAATTTCCCGGTAATTCACTTCAGCCATCGCCTGGGAAAAGGAGAAATTTAAACAGTCTTTTTAAGTACTTCTTAAAAGCCGAATTGCTTGCGTTTTATAAACACTTCGATAGAGTGCATTTATGTAACAAGAATAGACTTGCCTTTAATCTTCTTAAATCCCTTTACTTACACAGAATATTATCACATAGTCATTGTGATCGTAATTATGCCCCGTTGCAGATCCCCCATCTATTACTTAGAAGAGGCATGTTCGTATGACATTTGGATGGCCAATACAATAGAACCATAAAGCCCCGAGCACAGCCCAAGTGAACTGTTTGTTCCATAAATATAACAACGGTCGCGTGTCTGCATATTCCAAGTTAAAGGAGAATTTTACATCGCAAACATATGAGGTACAACAAATGTAGAGTGAACGGATCCAAGTTTACGTGTTCAGCAAGTATCAAGACTGTAAAGAACGTAATGATGTGTCAGTATGTGACCGTATAGCAAGTGAGGTAATGAACACAACTCGAACTTGTCAAAGTGCTGGGAATAAAGTTATGTCAACTTCATTCGTCGTGTGGTCACCATGGAGATATGGTTTTGGCGAAAGGACGAGAGACGATGTACGGCAGTGCGTCACAATTGAAGAGGTTCATCATCAACCAATGTTAAACTAAAAATAGAAGACTCAGCGTACTCAGATTCAGTTTGTGAACCAGTTGTTGTTTTCAGAGCAAAAATACAAATTTCTGTGTTTAGGTATTCATAAAGTGATTCCCGTACATCACATAAAATATCAAGAAGATACAGATTGATCAAGCCATGTATAAAACTCGAGAATTATCTAGTTCATTGTAGAAACAAAGCTCACAGATCATATGTCTAAAAACCATGGTTAAGTAATCATAAACTGGTAGATGAATTACAACATTGAAATGTGTAGTGTCCTGGATGATGAGAAACGCCATCATCCTGCATAAAATATAGCAAAGAAAGAGAATCGTATCATTCTATCTTTACAAACAATCCTTAATCAACAGCAAGAATGGTGGTTGGATGGTGGAGAGGGGGTGGAGAGGGAGGTGGACGTGATTCTAATGGGTAACCCAGTACAATGATGTGAATGATCCCCACTTCAATCAGTGACTTATCCACTGATCCAAACTCCACTAGACCCCCTAATTTATAAACATAATGCAAAAGTTCGcatgtacaaaattgctgacaTCCCCATTACCCACACGCGGGTGTACAAAA includes the following:
- the LOC137276911 gene encoding uncharacterized protein isoform X1 translates to MAEVNYREIRGKAIVRSHKCPPVVDLWFDDSLLERLRIGNVIEDGECLVAVYWEDHVTDHAVSSSITLASKHHSANFERQMSFHVDTASGRLFQFVSLMFQTFKARLTHVRLSPITFVFQHEDKLSMKAMRKNARGLRTIFQRFIAHLALGEIEMKIRLVNMSAPSYANRWCFTNNSQLHKTSSTESVVYELSDVEERPQERKSCRSTEISEQRPFVENNSNSQKHKDGEIDHDMPQISPHLDRGDRTEEHGLGTLHACSNKLSTTECEPDDDLYGGTLKDDNVKRRSKVSSASTSTDYERMYANPKELQHEHQVDNEQHDGNMDVIEKDRPSGSDTGQGWVDSDKQDGSYTDSSWNSDTSFGKPGHLGDLSESNYVNKTKTTLPNSYEAQVDQILSLDITVSKTTDRSDGHAILQQLREVTEDVEGNCWAEVEHILHGESHAVPKASLGTDTLLCLDTSGNMGRLEKQRLQAIAHSFIQGIEKNAEEYGVEENICILVLGGRPGILHHFSNDYESLKDAIEEIEYGGYLPFLHYMLIVVAALTTGGVCDFGGYLKVPPRMVIVTDGITAFKREQVQDKQGFHHFAETLAQTMINPITERVVSPIIFVPHGHVQKNFMESIAAMCRGLVVNDVKTICSHQRIQILAAQIIKFVKMDPALRVARVKYVDLIVDAVCQDLSKSEKAAVRQKVNDNLDMNFWATDVFDNVNMSHDLPPLGKRVTRGPDWAWKNEDTEGIGTIVNHAIEGAYIWVLWDNGTCNWYRYGANGQYDVLLVDHHPRLPDGPEPISIGMEVQRGPDMETDSCDDDQYGTVIRLIEGRVLVIWENRSICEHRYGEDGKYDVSIRLPLQCVGSHRRNASSEDKTLRSSHDIKLLPTNTEDQDAYEWQWFDEIESEWRPYSEVTDAKLKQSFMKRPYGSCLIQRDGRSFRVSFTKLTEKSMDTGSTTPVRKYCDL
- the LOC137276911 gene encoding uncharacterized protein isoform X2; translated protein: MAEVNYREIRGKAIVRSHKCPPVVDLWFDDSLLERLRIGNVIEDGECLVAVYWEDHVTDHAVSSSITLASKHHSANFERQMSFHVDTASGRLFQFVSLMFQTFKARLTHVRLSPITFVFQHEDKLSMKAMRKNARGLRTIFQRFIAHLALGEIEMKIRLVNMSAPSYANRWCFTNNSQLHKTSSTESVVYELSDVEERPQERKSCRSTEISEQRPFVENNSNSQKHKDGEIDHDMPQISPHLDRGDRTEEHGLGTLHACSNKLSTTECEPDDDLYGGTLKDDNVKRRSKVSSASTSTDYERMYANPKELQHEHQVDNEQHDGNMDVIEKDRPSGSDTGQGWVDSDKQDGSYTDSSWNSDTSFGKPGHLGDLSESNYVNKTKTTLPNSYEAQVDQILSLDITVSKTTDRSDGHAILQQLREVTEDVEGNCWAEVEHILHGESHAVPKASLGTDTLLCLDTSGNMGRLEKQRLQAIAHSFIQGIEKNAEEYGVEENICILVLGGRPGILHHFSNDYESLKDAIEEIEYGGYLPFLHYMLIVVAALTTGGVCDFGGYLKVPPRMVIVTDGITAFKREQVQDKQGFHHFAETLAQTMINPITERVVSPIIFVPHGHVQKNFMESIAAMCRGLVVNDVKTICSHQRIQILAAQIIKFVKMDPALRVARVKYVDLIVDAVCQDLSKSEKAAVRQKVNDNLDMNFWATDVFDNVNMSHDLPPLGKRVTRGPDWAWKNEDTEGIGTIVNHAIEGAYIWVLWDNGTCNWYRYGANGQYDVLLVDHHPRLPDGPEPISIGMEVQRGPDMETDSCDDDQYGTVIRLIEGRVLVIWENRSICEHRYGEDGKYDVSIRLPLQCVGSHRRNASSEDKTLRSSHDIKLLPTNTEDQDAYEWQWFDEIESEWRPYSEVTDAKLKQSFMKRPYGSCLIQRDGRSFRVSFTKLTEKSMDTGSTTPVRKYVV